The following are from one region of the Populus trichocarpa isolate Nisqually-1 chromosome 8, P.trichocarpa_v4.1, whole genome shotgun sequence genome:
- the LOC7467478 gene encoding sugar transport protein 8, giving the protein MPAVVIANNGDVPEFEGRITFNVIVCVVIAACGGLMFGYDIGVSGGVTAMDDFLKKFFYQVWERKQQAHENNYCKYDNKKLQLFTSSLYIAALIASFLASKTCSKFGRKPTMQLASLFFIGGVALTTFAVNIEMLIIGRLLLGCGVGFANQAVPLFLSELAPAKIRGALNISFQLFITIGILIANIVNYVVGKIHPYGFRISLGIAGVPALLLCFGSLAIYETPTSLIERKKVEQGRAVLKKIRGVDNVDLEYDSIVHACEVASQITQPYHELMKRESRPPLVIAIVMQVFQQFTGINAIMFYAPVLFQTVGFGSDAALLSSVVTGLVNVLSTIVSVVLVDKVGRRALLLEACVQMLITQCIIGGVLMKDLKTTGTLPNGDALVVVIMVCVFVAGFAWSWGPLGWLIPSETFPLETRTAGFSFAVSSNMLFTFVIAQAFLSMLCNLRAGIFFFFAAWIVVMGLFALFLLPETKGVPIDEMVDRVWKQHWFWKRFFNDEQVVEKGAIEMIHPHLT; this is encoded by the exons ATGCCGGCTGTTGTGATCGCTAACAATGGCGACGTGCCAGAGTTTGAAGGCAGGATAACATTTAATGTCATCGTATGTGTGGTGATTGCGGCTTGTGGAGGTTTAATGTTCGGCTACGACATTGGAGTTTCag GTGGTGTCACAGCCATGGATGATTTCTTGAAGAAATTCTTTTATCAAGTATGGGAAAGGAAGCAACAGGCTCATGAAAATAATTACTGTaaatatgacaataaaaaactGCAATTGTTCACATCGTCCCTGTACATAGCGGCTCTCATAGCCAGCTTTCTCGCTTCAAAGACGTGCTCAAAGTTTGGCCGAAAGCCAACTATGCAGCTTGCATCTCTTTTCTTCATCGGTGGCGTTGCTCTAACAACATTTGCTGTAAATATTGAAATGCTGATCATTGGGAGACTTCTTCTTGGTTGTGGAGTGGGATTCGCCAATCAG GCAGTACCGTTGTTTCTATCAGAGTTAGCTCCAGCAAAGATCCGTGGAGCACTTAACATTAGCTTCCAACTCTTCATTACAATCGGGATCTTGATTGCTAATATCGTCAACTATGTAGTCGGTAAGATTCATCCCTACGGATTTAGAATTTCACTTGGAATTGCTGGTGTACCAGCTCTACTGCTATGCTTTGGTTCGCTTGCCATTTATGAGACTCCAACTAGCCTTATTGAGCGCAAGAAAGTAGAGCAAGGAAGGGCAGTGCTTAAAAAGATCAGGGGTGTAGATAATGTAGATCTTGAGTATGATTCGATCGTGCATGCTTGCGAGGTGGCTAGCCAAATTACCCAACCCTACCATGAACTCATGAAGAGAGAAAGCAGACCACCGCTAGTGATAGCCATCGTGATGCAAGTGTTCCAGCAATTCACCGGCATCAATGCCATTATGTTCTACGCACCTGTTCTCTTTCAGACAGTCGGATTTGGGAGTGATGCTGCATTGCTTTCTTCTGTCGTAACTGGCCTTGTCAATGTTCTGAGCACCATAGTTTCGGTAGTCCTCGTTGACAAGGTCGGTAGGAGGGCGTTGCTGCTTGAAGCTTGTGTACAGATGCTTATTACCCAG TGTATCATTGGAGGTGTTCTGATGAAAGATTTGAAGACAACCGGCACCCTACCCAACGGAGATGCATTGGTGGTGGTGATAATGGTATGCGTCTTTGTTGCTGGGTTTGCATGGTCATGGGGTCCTCTTGGTTGGTTAATTCCAAGCGAGACCTTCCCTCTTGAGACCAGAACAGCCGGGTTTTCCTTCGCAGTCAGCTCCAACATGCTTTTCACCTTTGTGATTGCACAAGCATTCTTGTCCATGCTATGCAATTTGAGAGCggggattttcttcttctttgctgCATGGATTGTGGTTATGGGACTGTTTGCACTATTTTTGCTCCCAGAGACAAAGGGCGTTCCTATTGACGAGATGGTTGACAGAGTCTGGAAGCAGCATTGGTTCTGGAAGAGATTCTTCAATGATGAACAAGTGGTGGAAAAAGGAGCAATTGAGATGATCCACCCACATTTGACCTAA
- the LOC7467480 gene encoding mavicyanin — MALVKRALALLMSITLAMELIHAAVYKVGDSAGWTTIGNFDYKKWSATKTFQVHDIILFKYNAQFHNVMRVTHAMYKACNTSAPLATYTTGNDSITIKTRGHHFFFCGVPGHCQAGQKVDINVLQSNEMAPTSSVSSSESSPPVPSAKVPGPAPSNAMPLKALKSPSGNIGLAMAVLATFWINFA; from the exons ATGGCTTTGGTGAAGAGAGCCCTGGCTCTGCTGATGTCAATCACATTAGCGATGGAGTTGATCCATGCAGCTGTGTACAAGGTTGGGGATTCTGCTGGTTGGACCACAATTGGCAACTTTGACTACAAAAAATGGTCTGCTACCAAGACCTTCCAAGTTCATGATATTATCC TTTTCAAATACAATGCTCAATTTCACAATGTGATGCGAGTTACACATGCAATGTACAAAGCATGCAATACCTCTGCCCCTCTGGCAACCTACACCACCGGCAATGATTCGATCACTATCAAGACTCGTGGTCACCACTTCTTTTTCTGTGGTGTCCCTGGCCATTGCCAAGCTGGACAGAAGGTTGACATTAATGTACTACAAAGCAATGAAATGGCACCAACTTCGTCCGTTTCTTCTTCAGAGTCCTCTCCACCAGTTCCTTCTGCCAAAGTACCCGGGCCGGCCCCAAGTAATGCCATGCCATTGAAGGCTTTGAAAAGTCCTTCTGGAAACATTGGTTTGGCAATGGCTGTTTTGGCAACGTTTTGGAtcaattttgcttaa